TCTGTCTTTGCTCTTCTAAATTTGGGTAGTTAATCATGGCAGCAATGACAAACCCAATCAAAAATAATACAGGTGCGGGGATTAACCCCATGACAAGTAGGACCATTACGGTAAGCGTTAACATGAGATTGACCCATCTTAAATGAGGGCGCTTCATACCATCTTCTATGGCGGAAGCAACCGCTGCTTCAGCATAAGCGGCTCCCATCTCTGGTGCATGTTTAATTTGGACAACACCAAGTCTCTTGCGCTCTTTTTTTCCCAGTACATAACTTGTAAAAAGAATCGAAGCCATTCCAGCGAGCATGGTCGGCAGGATCGGAACAAAAAATTCATGAGCATCAAGCCCCAAAGCTGCTATCGCTCTAGTAGCGGGACCTCCCCAAGGCGTAAGGCCACTCATCACACTGACAGAAAGCAAAGAAATGGTGGCAAGAATAAGCGGATTCATGCCAAGTCTGAGGTAAAGCGGAAGCATAGCTGAAATCGTTATCATATGAGTGGTAGTTCCGTCGCCATCCAACGCAACAGTCATCGCGATAACTGCCGTTCCAATCGCTATCTTAACCGGATCCCCTTTGATGATTTTTAACATGGTTCTAATAAGCGGATCAAACAGTCCAGCATCAATCAAAATTCCGAAAAATAGAATGGCAAAGAGTAGTAATGCAGCTGATGGTGCGACAACCTTTAATCCATCAAGCATCATCTTTCCAAGTTCTGGACCGAACCCGCCAATGACACCAAAGACTATCGGAACGATGGTCAGAGCGGCCACCGGGGATAA
This Ammoniphilus sp. CFH 90114 DNA region includes the following protein-coding sequences:
- a CDS encoding CitMHS family transporter; this translates as MYILTFLGISMVVVFTYLIMSKRLSPVAALTIVPIVFGVIGGFGPELGKMMLDGLKVVAPSAALLLFAILFFGILIDAGLFDPLIRTMLKIIKGDPVKIAIGTAVIAMTVALDGDGTTTHMITISAMLPLYLRLGMNPLILATISLLSVSVMSGLTPWGGPATRAIAALGLDAHEFFVPILPTMLAGMASILFTSYVLGKKERKRLGVVQIKHAPEMGAAYAEAAVASAIEDGMKRPHLRWVNLMLTLTVMVLLVMGLIPAPVLFLIGFVIAAMINYPNLEEQRQRVAAHAGNALTVVTLVFAAGIFAGIFSGTKMVDAVANSLVAIIPESLGSFFPTVVALTSMPLTFVLSNDAYYFGVLPILAEAGAVYGVDPLEIARASVLGQPVHFLSPLVASTLLLVGMVKTDIGELQRYAFKWTVFCSLVMIIVAVLTGVIA